The sequence below is a genomic window from Glycine max cultivar Williams 82 chromosome 20, Glycine_max_v4.0, whole genome shotgun sequence.
AGCATAAAAGCATCCACCAAGAAATATCCAAATACACATTAATGTTACAGTATTacacaataaaaacaataaaactagCATAACATTACAAGTCTTTATACAATAAAGGAACGATGAAGAAGCGAAGAAGTGAAGAGAGTAAAGACAGTGTGAAACGGTAAAACGAACGGTGAAGAAGGAACGAAGGTGAAGCAGTGAAGATTGAAGAAGGAACAAAGGTGAAGAAGGAAGTCAAGGAACGAAGTAATGTTTGATGCGACGTTTTAGGGTTTGAATAGTGTTTGTATCTTTGTGACTTGTGAgatattacttatatatatgataattttattttgtattttttttactagtaaaaTACTATATTAACCTTTATATTTATGTTAGACATATTATAAGTTACGAggatatataagtaaaattttatatacgtGGGGGATACGAGGATCCTATGGGGCGGGGAGCATAATTCTCGTCTTCCTCCCTAAATTAACTGCACAGGGGGGTTTTTCATCCTCATCCCTGTCCCCGCGGGAAATTTTTTCCCGAATAGGACAATCCCTATGAGGATCCCCGAGTTGCGGGGAGAATTGCCATGCCTATTTTCACTTATTTCTCCACTATTCTGTTTTGTTACCTTTGGCTTGTCTTTGGAAAAGAAAGTGattcatgtttttattatatgtaGGAGCTATTACAAATGCACGACCCAAGGTTGCAAAGTTCGGAAGCATGTTGAGAGGGCTTCAATGGATCCTAAAGCTGTCATAACAACATACGAAGGAAAACACAATCATGATGTGCCTGCAGCTAAGACTAATAGCCACACACTTGCCAACAATAGTGCATCCCAGCTAAAAGCACAAAAGTTTGCCATACCCGACGTGAAACATAGTTCCAGCAGCAGGGGTGTTACTGGCAATGAGCAGCGACCTGTGGCAAGTCTAAGATTGAAGGAAGAGCAGATCACATAGCTTTCTTAGTTCATAACTTTAGGCGTAAATAGCCAAATTCGTCTTTGAAAGTGTGATGGGTTGACAAATTAGtccttaaaagatgaaaattttaaatttaattcttgaatgtacaaaaaaaagtgtgataaaTTAATGCgacaatttaatgataaattggtCTCTAAACTTTGCAACTTAATGTTAAATTGGTCCTTGAAAAATATAACCTATTATCAAATTGATCCTTGAATATTACAATATAATGACAAAttgattttacaaatttaacGGTAAGACTAATTTGTCGTACATTTTGCACATCCtaaaactaaaattgtatttttaataatacCAATTTATGATTACATCACACATTCGGATACAGACTTTGCCATTTACCCTAACTTTAATGTATCTTTTTCTCATAATTTCACATATACACAACAATATTATGCTCAACTCACCACACTAGTCTACAACACAACAAGCATGCTCTATACAGTTCCAAGATTATTAGCTAGAAATTTGATGCCAAagtaacaaaatgaaaagaagcaaaaaacaaattgaatatTTCAACATAAGGAGCCATTCTTGTGTAGCATATGCAGCCACCTTCGCGTGGTTATAACGAGAGAAGGgtcaagagaaaaagaaaaaagatgccAGAGGCTCTTTACTGTGATGGAACAGGTTTAGTGTACTTTTTTGCCTATTGAAAAAATtagaatgaaaatttttattgagggAATTGATGTAGCAATATGGAATGCTGTTGAAATGGACCATACATTCCTAAGCATGATGTTAAGGGAGAGTTAAAAGACTAAATAGACTGaggatgagaaaagaaaggctCAATATGGTTATAAGGctaaaacataataatatcCACATTGACACATGATGAATTCTTTAATGTTTCTCAATACAAATCTGCAAAAAGAAACGGGGGACATTATACAAGTCACTCATGAGGAAACTACTGATGTATAAAGGACTAGGAAACACACACTAGTCTAAGAATATGAAACGTTTCACATGAAAAATGGTGTAACTATCTTTGATGTTTAGAAACGTTTCACTCATATTGTCAATAACTTGATTTGCTTAGGTAAACAATTTGGCAAGGGGGAGCTTAATGTAAAGGTGCTCAAATTCGAGAATAGGATGAGAAAGTGGGGCTTAATTTGAAtgcttattttctgtttttatttttaattttcattttttgaaaaataaattttattttcaatttttcaagatttaaaaagtatatattgaGAATAAATTATTCTAAGGTGTTATCACATTTTCACTTCTTcaaaaagagttaaaaatattgatttgttattttttgttttgggtatgtttttgaaaatattttcaaacaaatatatttttacttttatttaattattttctttgaaaataaaaaaaaaacactcaaatcAAGTGCCAACTTAAAGTGATAACCATTGCCGAATCAAAGGACTTAACCACTATGAATTTAGACATCTTTTTAGAAAGCTAAGAGAACATGAATTGGAGCTCAAATGGGTTACCGAGGATGAGGAATCTGACAAAAAGATAAGAGGCGCTGCATTGTAGGCCTCCTCTACAAATGGAAATAGTGAGGCAAGTGATCAGATTTAGAGGAAATTGAAAGCAAAAAGTTCATCGTTTTGGTGAAGAAATTCAAccacctaaaaaaaaaaagaataaaagtgtATCTTATAAAAGAAGTAGAGGTGTTTGGTTTGCaaaaacattttctattttcaatttgctAAGATTTAGAAAACTTGTTTGGTTTTACTTGTTTATTTAGCTCAACACAAACTTTTGCGCATGTTTGTCCATCACTCCCTCTGCTGCCGATTCCCACCTCTGTTGCGTTCTGCGCCGCCACCACGACGTACCATCACACAGGTTCCTCTAGATACCTCGCTACGAAATCCACTCAATTACCAAAAATAATGTTAGAATGAACCTTATACAAGTTATTTCATATCAATATCAAATGCAATTTATAATCAGATGAGTATGCAAAATTTTACAATGTCCTCCAGAGACTCTAGCATAAGCATTAGTAATGAAAAAAGTGGCCGGTAGGATAAAATGAGACTCCCTCTGAACCCCCAAAGTGATATGGGGAACACTCATTATTTGGTTCTTGGTAAAACTTCCCCATTGTGGTGCACAAGGAGCAATGGAGGTCCTCAATTAGGTCCAAATGTTCCATTAAGTCTTCATCCCTCTGTTGTGAGAGAGAATGACGCCTTCTCAGGATTTGAAATCATAAGCATACTCCGGATGAAGACTTGTGTAAAGGTCAAAAAGCTATCTAAAATTGCACTGTGGGTTAACCTAGGGCCAGACTCCACGACAAACCAAGAGACAACGAAACATGAATTCCAAGCAAGCTCACAATGCCTCCTTGAGATGGAAGGTTCTAGCCATGCTCCTAGCATGATCATATTCATTGAGGTCAACAAGTATTTTCTTTAATCGACGAGCTAGATGGCTTGTGTCACTCTCTGGCACATTTCTTCTCTCTAGAATCCTTCCAAGTGACAGCACATAAGTCACCAGAGGCTGCAATTTGCGGCTAAAACATGAGAAGGACAGAAGAAATATTAGATTTCTGGCcaaaaatcataacaaaataataaaggtAATACTCTCATTGTgcatataaaaaagatataacaAATGACATTAGACTAGAGTAAAATGACTTTATAACCAGTAAGAAACAACTTCATTGTGATTATCACATCTTAACACTACATCCTCTACTCAAATTTCAAACAATCCCATTAGCCTCACTGTAAGTATGAACTTAATAGTACCCCAATTGCATGTACAATACCCAATTTACCTCGAGATAGAATGCAAACTGACAGTAATGTGATTCAAATGAGTCTCAAGTATGTGCATAATGTTTTATTCAAAAGAAACAAATGTAGTCATCAATGTCACAAAAATTCAACAAAGTACcatcaacatactttttgtctCCAATGACACTTGGACCAGACCAGACCCCAGATAGGGAAGCAATAATCCGTTCTGTTCTTGTTATTGCATCTTGAACATTTTCTGATATGACTCTTAAGTGAGGTAGAACTTTTCCGCACAAAAGTTCATCTAGAGCAACCTTCTCTAATACCGCCATTGAAAATACATCCTTCCACGAGCCAATATTTCTCAACAATCGAACAGACACACCAAACCGATACGCCGCAACTCGTGCAGCATCTGGAACAGCAGCTAGTACAGGCAGACTCCATGTTGGGACCTAAAAGGTAGACAAGATTAGAAAATGATCAGCAAATGCCTCATAATTCTGAGTATCTACAATACAAGcccaatataaataaaagaatcacCATACAGATCAACAGAAAATGAACAAAGAATATACTTCTAACTTGTAAACGTAAATGTTGGTTTTCAGAACATACTGTAAGATTAGCAACAGCATCAGCTAAGCGTGTTCGAATGGAAACTAGCAAACCAGCAAGAGCTTCACTTTCATGAGACACATGCTGCACAATCAATTTTGTAGCAGCAATAGCATTCACTGTTTCTTGTTGACTAAGCATGTCCCAGCAATGGGAAATTTCATAGTGCAGAATAGGAAGTGCAACCTTTTCCACCAAGTTTGGGACAAGTTCAAGGTCAGCATCTCCATCATCATGAACAAAATCTTTTCCATCTTCAGGCAAACCATAAGTGAACAACAATTTATACCTGATTAAGACAAAGAAAAACccaatacaaaatataaattgatgGAAGGTAAAAGATACTTATATAACATACATCTATATATAATCAAGCTATGGAGTGCAATTAAGCGGCTAATACGAACAAGCTTGTGCCAATAAAGATGGTGAAAAAATTCAAGAATAGTTCAATACCATTTCATCTCTTGAAAATCTACACCCTTGTGGAGTGGATCCCACCTCAAGAGTTCCAATCTTACATACGGAGAGAAGATCAGTGGAAGACTCAATGACATATAAGCATCTTTATAGGTTGATGAGTACTCTCTTTTCCATTCTTCCATTCTACTTTTGACCAAGGATAGTTGACCATATTCCTCAGAAGCATCACTGAAAATCTCATCAGCAGCCTGCAGCACCAAATCACTTTGTGACTGATATGCTTGGCTCTCACTATCACTCTCATCAGTGCTTGATTCACCTTCTATTTTATGATCATCCCATTCCATGGATGTGACCTTATTATAACCAAATGCTAGTGACCTCTTGCGTTGACAAGCCTCGGCCCTCACTTTCATATTCATTCGTTTCTCAAGATTTAAATCTCTACCAAATTCATCTAACTTCACTGGCagatctctttgttttcttACAGCAGCAAATGCTTCCTGAGCAGCAATTTTGGCGGCTTCCATATTGTTACCTTTCTTGATTAAAACTGACATTGCAGCTTTTACAGCTTCTTCTACCTCAACCatttcatcatcattgttaGTGGCTCTTCTTTCAAAAATGGCTGATGCACGATCTTGATGAAGTTTCTTCATCTGCTCTTCAAGTTCCTCAATGTAACATGCTTTATGCTGAAGTAAAAGTCATAGCATAACAGATAACTTTAGTTACAGCCACAAAAAATGATACCATGCATAAAAGCATTCATAAATGACAAATAGATAATGATGGTTAAGTTTTAAATATCAagcaataagaaaatatatattcttcAACATTATTAGAAGTATCACAGTCATGTTTTCCAAGTGGTTTTATAGCATAATAGTCAATCCTATGCGATGGAGCTGCTATAGGTGTGTTGCATTGTACCCCCTTCCTGCTTGTGTGGCCTGCTGTGGAACAGTTTTATGTTGCAGTTGTTGCAGCTCAAGTCATGGTCACTTTCGTGTGAAATCACAGCCATCTGAGTCATTTTCCACAATTGATAACAATGGTTAAATTGCAGATGTCTGACTCACTCTCTTTTACACTTTTGCTCTCCGTACTTGATTTATTAGTGACAAGAAAGAAGTAAATACAAAGACAAGGATATGTCAATATAtcctcaaacaaaaaaaaaaaagagagaaaaataagctCATCATTGCATTAAAACTCTCTTGTCTCCTACATATAATATGTATTAGGTACTAGGTAGACTCCCTTAAGAAACCATGCACCAGACAGAGAGAGGACCAATTCTGTCCCAAAACAGATCAAAGGACTAAGAAAATTTCACTCTAGCTAAATACACCATAAAACTTTATATGTAGCCTATCTCCATAAAGCATTTCCACCACCATAAAGCAGCAACAGCATAGGTACCTCATTATCAAAGTAGTTAACATAAAGAtgtaggaaagaaaaaaaaaagaagcaaaactaATGAAATGAGATTGAAAAgagaacttaaaaaaataatctggtGAACCCTGTTGGAACCTAATctctcttaaaatttaattatgaagGAAGACAAGGAACAAGGAGGACAGAAGAATACAAGAAATACAGTTACCTGTAAAAAGTCACATATATTTGTGACATAATTTCGGAGCTTTTGCATAAACCGGTACTTCTCATCAGCTACTACTAAAGAGTTTTCAAGAGCAGTGATGTTCAAAAGGGAGGCAGATAAATTTTCATCAGTTTTACTCAATGATGACATAGTTCTTCCATGAGATTCCTGCCacagaaaatttaaaaagaaagaaaaaagcaatGAGATAATAAGAAATCATTGATAAGAAATCATATCAatgaactaaaagataattttttatacatttcatgCCAGAGCAACTCTACAGTAATTATCTATCTGTGTACAGTAACATGTTTGGAtggtaaaattttaaatgcatATCATTGTTCTCGCCAAAACAGTGCAAATCCTTTTTGTTTTCATCTCCTATATGTTACAATCCTCTGGAACATGTTGGAAGCCTGTCgacattcttcttttaaatgtaattaaaacaGAATTCATCTAATCAACTGTCAGGAGTCCCTCAACCAACTTGGCTAATTCTGACCACAATAACACTACACTATAATGACTCCTGACAAGTAAAACCAAAGACACATACCTAGATGGTGCAAATATCACAGAGAAGAAAAGATTCAACTTAGGCTCTGTTTGATTCAAAGGAGAGGAGCgaagagattttattttattttaatcaataacaGTGTAAACATGATCTCCAAAAAGCAATGATAATAAAAGTGCAAGCATCATGTACCGTACAAAAGATAGGCAAGATCACAAATTTGACAGGTAACGATACAGCCTGACACACAGCCAATATGGGGACATGATAAACATACTCCATACCTTAAGCCTCCTCACATTCTCAAGCAAAGCTTTCCTAGCAGCCTCGGCTTGTTGCGATATAGGCACGACATCCAAAACCGGCAACGATTCAATTGCTCCTCCGATGCTGGGACTCACCGATGCTGCTGCACTTGGAACTGCACCATACACCTTTGCTGCAGAGGGAACAACAAAATTGTGCTGCAATTGAGCACCTTgcacagcagcagcagcaacatcAACCCTAGCAGACCCTTCATCCATTCTCTTCCCTAACCCCTTCCTAAACTGCTCCTCTTCCCACATCTTCTCCTCCTCATCGTCGTCATCATCCAGCACCTCTTCCTCTCCACCCTTGAACCTCAAATCCACTCTCCTCTCCTCCACCTCCTCAAAAACACCCTTCTTCCCACCATCCACCTTCTCCCCAAACATCGCAATCCGGCCCCTAAACTCTGGCTCCTCGTCGCTCAGCCCCTCAGCAGCGCCATGATTGCTCCCACCATCCAAGGAGATGTAATCCGGCGCGGCGGGGCGCGCCAGCCGGAGCCGCTCCCGCTTCGCCCGGATAGCTCTGATGGTTTCCTCATCAGGATAAAACGAGTCCTCCTTGTTCTGAATGCCCACGGTGGCCAATTTGGCTTCAACTTCTCTATGCTCGCCTTCGGAATCGGAATCGGAGTCCCGACCCTGGGTCTCCGGACCTAAGGGTTTCACGTGTCCCTTCAATACGATGACAGGCTCGGAGGAGGGTTTGGGATCGGAGCGAGAGGAGCTGCTAGAGACCAACGTTCGCGTGTTCTTCTGGAGCTCACGTAGGGCTTCTTTGGTGTAAGTTCCGGCTTGCGGTTGGACGTTGGTAGGGACCGAAGGGGAAGAGGTATGCGCGATTCGGTCCTTGAGAGTGGTGATTTTGTGAGAGGACGAGGGTTTTTTGGCGGTGGCGGCGGTACGGTGGGGTTTGGAGGCGCGTGGACGCGGGTTTTCGTCGGTTTCGTCTTCGTCATCGGCGAAGCTGAGGAGCTTGGGGGCTTGGGGCTTCTTCTTGGGCTTGGCGGAGGAAGGGGGCTTGGAAGGGAGGGTGGTTGAGGTGGTGTCGCCGTCGTTGTCGTCGTTGGATTCGGTGTCGTCGCCGCCGCGGCGGCGGAAGTTGCGGGATTTGGCGGTGGACATGAGCGAGGGTTCCGGTGACCGGATGTGATGGTTGGAGTGAAGTGTTTTGGTGATTATCGGATTCTAGGTTGAAGTATAGAACATATTGTGAGGGAGGGAAAATCACCTGATACTGAACGTAAATTTGGTGCCAAATCgtaatttatagtttttgcaAGGACGTTGTTGTGAAATTCGATAATTTGCGGGAGGGTTTCTTTTAATCGGAGAGTACTAATCCCtcgattttaattgattatttaaaaatttataattaaaggcCACATTCAATATGGTGAATATgtgattagaaaacaaaaaatataaaagagtgGAAACTTAACAAAGATTAAGAGTTAACACGATTGTTAAGGTAAGAGAGCAAAACATATCTTTTACTTTTGCGAAAGGATTATGGACTGTTAGATGCATCGAATTTTAAATGGATGGATGAACCATCATgagattatttttcttttctttttctcttattcAACACCTGTACATCCCATTTTATGCTACTACTAAAGGCGATTTTTAGCAATGTTGTTGCCCCCACCATTTctccccttttctttttcttcccaaTTTTGGGACGATAAAGAGTTTGAAGGCCGGGTTACCTCAGGAAGACACCACTTGGGAAACATGGGATACATTAAACGCTACTttccaccttgaggacaaggtgcaTTTTCCAAATGGGGGTATTGATACGAACCACGTTGCAAACCATGCAGATCACCACGTTGCAGACCATACAAATCACCAGCTTCGGCCCAAGAGGAATATCCATAAACCAAGCTTCTGGAAGGATTACGTGATATCTTAACTAGCATGAATGAATATTACAATAGGAATATTAATATTGCTTGCTGCCAGTAACCGTATTTGTCACGTAGCACATACCATGCATATGCTGGAATATTCTAGACAGCACTAATGATTAGCTTTAAATATTCCCTTTGATATGAAATAAAGCAAGCAGAATATATTCagttcactttctctctctctcgctttATTGCTTTCTTCACGGAGACTCCCCTTCAGTCTCGAATACGAAGGATATTACCCATCACTTCACCGGGAAGCAcaagaatgaaaatatattcTAGTGGGTCGCCTGCTAAGGACTCCATCTTTGAGAGGAATTTTAGCCTTTGGGGATGGACAACGACACACCCTTTCTATTAAAGGAAGGACGAACAGGGTTCAAGTTTTACGCATCAGAAAAAAGGTGCTGCTAGGGGTTGTTGGCAACGTTGGAGTTAAAGAGTAAGTACAATCTAATCGCAAGGATTTacaatattaagtgaaaataatatttgtagaaaaaaaatgaaagaaataaatttaaaccatataaaattttatatcaattattataattaagttatttacTAATAAATTATTGGTTTAAGTGATAatgagttcaatttttttaagatcttttaaagataaaaaaataactaaagaaGATCCGTTAAGGGTACTCAATTAAATTTTGTGACggaaattaatcataataagatttttttcaaaagattattATAATCAACTAGGTGGATGATTTCAGGCGCAACAGAACAGGACAAGGACAATGAAAATTGCTTGGTGGAAGAAATAGAAGCCTAGGCGAAATATAAAGATGTGGGGAGTGGTAGTTTAGGACAAGGACAATGACAATTGCTCTGCTGGCACAAGCTC
It includes:
- the LOC100778522 gene encoding transcriptional repressor ILP1; this translates as MSTAKSRNFRRRGGDDTESNDDNDGDTTSTTLPSKPPSSAKPKKKPQAPKLLSFADDEDETDENPRPRASKPHRTAATAKKPSSSHKITTLKDRIAHTSSPSVPTNVQPQAGTYTKEALRELQKNTRTLVSSSSSRSDPKPSSEPVIVLKGHVKPLGPETQGRDSDSDSEGEHREVEAKLATVGIQNKEDSFYPDEETIRAIRAKRERLRLARPAAPDYISLDGGSNHGAAEGLSDEEPEFRGRIAMFGEKVDGGKKGVFEEVEERRVDLRFKGGEEEVLDDDDDEEEKMWEEEQFRKGLGKRMDEGSARVDVAAAAVQGAQLQHNFVVPSAAKVYGAVPSAAASVSPSIGGAIESLPVLDVVPISQQAEAARKALLENVRRLKESHGRTMSSLSKTDENLSASLLNITALENSLVVADEKYRFMQKLRNYVTNICDFLQHKACYIEELEEQMKKLHQDRASAIFERRATNNDDEMVEVEEAVKAAMSVLIKKGNNMEAAKIAAQEAFAAVRKQRDLPVKLDEFGRDLNLEKRMNMKVRAEACQRKRSLAFGYNKVTSMEWDDHKIEGESSTDESDSESQAYQSQSDLVLQAADEIFSDASEEYGQLSLVKSRMEEWKREYSSTYKDAYMSLSLPLIFSPYVRLELLRWDPLHKGVDFQEMKWYKLLFTYGLPEDGKDFVHDDGDADLELVPNLVEKVALPILHYEISHCWDMLSQQETVNAIAATKLIVQHVSHESEALAGLLVSIRTRLADAVANLTVPTWSLPVLAAVPDAARVAAYRFGVSVRLLRNIGSWKDVFSMAVLEKVALDELLCGKVLPHLRVISENVQDAITRTERIIASLSGVWSGPSVIGDKNRKLQPLVTYVLSLGRILERRNVPESDTSHLARRLKKILVDLNEYDHARSMARTFHLKEAL